GCCGAGGAAATCGTCGTAGTCGACCTCGCGCTCCTCCGGCTGGGGCATCATGGCCAGTTCATAGGTTGTCACGGGGGCGGGGCCGCCGGGCCGGGTATCCTCGAAAAGCCGCCCCGCGCAGCGCATCATGTCCTCATTGACCCGCGTGACGGGGCGGAAGCTTCCCCGCTGGATGATGACGGGCTTCTTGTGAAAGACCTCCGAAGCCAGCTCAACGCTGCCGCCGGGACCGAAAAGGACGGCGTTGGTCAGCTCGTTCTGAACGAGGCGCAGGTTGATGCGCCGATGGTCGACCCGGGTGAAGGCGGGGCCCTTGAACTCGATTGAATCGACCTCGATCCGCTCCGCTCCGCAGTTCTCGATCAGGGAGGGAACGGCTCGTTCGGGGTCGCCGGACTGGTAGAAGGCAGCGTAGAGGAGATTGACCCCGGTGATCCCGATGGCCTGCTGCTGGAGCAGGGTGGCGCGGTCCCACATCCGGACGTGGATGATGAGATCGCTGGGTTCGGCCTCGGGGTGATCCTGGAAGCGGAGGCCAAGCCAGCCGTGGCATTCATTGTCACCGCGATAGTTGAGGGCGGCCACGGTATTGGCGAAGACGAAGAATGAGGTGGTCTTGGAGCGCGATTCCCACAGCCGTTCACGGAGCAGGCTGTATTCATGGTCGAGCATGGTCTCGAGCCGCTCGCGGGAGACGTAGCGCCGACTCTTGCCGTAGATGGCATCGCTGAACGCCATGTCGTAGGCTGAGATGGTTTTGGCCACCGTACCGGATGCGCCGCCGGCCCGGAAAAAGGCGCGGGCCACCTCCTGTCCGGCCCCGATCTCGGCAAAGGTCCCGTAGCGGTGCGCATCAAGGTTGATGGTCAGCGCTTTGCGGTTGGTGGTGAGAAGGTGGCTGCCGGTGTCGGGAGGCATTCGTGTTTTCGGAAGATGGAACTCGGATTCTGGAACTGAGGGTCGATTGCGTTTGAGATCGAGCGGCCCCCGTCCAGGCCCTACCTGCCGGCAGCCGCTTCAGCAGGGATCGTTCCATCCTTTCGCCAGAACAGCCCGAAGGACCGGTAGGAGACGAAGGCGCCGAGCAGAAACATGATCAGGCTGGTGACGCCGAGGAAGCTGGTCCATCCGTGATCGTGGGCCATGAAGAGAAGGGCCATCAGGGGCATGGCGAGCATGGCGACGGCCGGGACGATGACAAAGCCGGCCCTGATTTTCTGCGAACGAAGGAAAACGGCGAAGGTGACGAGGGCGAGTGCCGCCAGCAGTTGATTGGTGGAACCGAAGAGCGGCCAGGTCGCCTTCCATGCCGGCTGACCTCCGTAAGTCTGGAAGACAAAAAAGGCCGGAAGGATGAGGACGAGAACGGTGCCGAGGTAGCGGCTGGTCCGGTTGCGCCAATCGAACAGCTCCTCGATCAGGAAGCGGCACAGCCGGGTGCAGGTATCGAGCGTGGTGAGCAGGAAGGTGCTGACGGCAAGAAGGGCGAAATCCCGTGCGAGCGAACCGGCCAAGCCGAAGGGCATGAGGATCTTGCCAAGACCGGCGGCAAAGACGCTGATCGGGTCCCGCGCCTCCATGGCATTCAGGTCTGCGGTCGAGAGCACGGCAATCGTCCCGAGGGAGAGGGTTGCGAGGAGACCCTC
This is a stretch of genomic DNA from Opitutaceae bacterium. It encodes these proteins:
- a CDS encoding TonB-dependent receptor — translated: MPPDTGSHLLTTNRKALTINLDAHRYGTFAEIGAGQEVARAFFRAGGASGTVAKTISAYDMAFSDAIYGKSRRYVSRERLETMLDHEYSLLRERLWESRSKTTSFFVFANTVAALNYRGDNECHGWLGLRFQDHPEAEPSDLIIHVRMWDRATLLQQQAIGITGVNLLYAAFYQSGDPERAVPSLIENCGAERIEVDSIEFKGPAFTRVDHRRINLRLVQNELTNAVLFGPGGSVELASEVFHKKPVIIQRGSFRPVTRVNEDMMRCAGRLFEDTRPGGPAPVTTYELAMMPQPEEREVDYDDFLGRIDTLTALGHQVLVSNYFEYFRLSSYFRRFTNEPIGIVMGIKNLLDVYQEGYYDKLDGGILEAMGRLFKNKVSLLVYPRLADTGRAFEQEAVDAVAKGLRAIEAPRADDGAAVITTANLQVEPTLRHLHHHLLARGYIRSLDTYDPSVLDTFAGNVRRLIETGQPGWESSVPAPAVAAIKTGKLFGWNG